A single Mangrovimonas sp. YM274 DNA region contains:
- a CDS encoding DUF2279 domain-containing protein has translation MVISEASLATMALVGLDQLWYADYPRSKFHTLNDNQEWLQMDKLGHVYTSYQMGRLGANVLQWSGVSNKDQLLYGGTLGFAFLTAVEVFDGFSEEWGFSLGDVMANATGTGLYIGQELLWKEQRMTLKYSFHQTRYASLRPGTLGKGILEEVLKDYNGQTYWLSINLHSFFKETKIPKWLNVAFGYGAEGMLYGSENENTGEIVEKNRYRQYFFSLDVDLTKINTNSHFLRTIFDVFNLIKIPFPTVEFTDENYIKLHGIYF, from the coding sequence GTGGTTATTTCCGAGGCTTCACTGGCAACCATGGCGTTGGTTGGTTTGGATCAACTTTGGTACGCCGATTATCCTCGATCAAAATTCCATACCTTAAATGACAACCAAGAATGGTTGCAAATGGATAAGCTGGGGCATGTTTATACGTCTTACCAAATGGGGAGGTTGGGAGCAAATGTGTTGCAGTGGAGTGGTGTGAGTAACAAAGATCAATTGTTGTATGGAGGAACTTTAGGTTTTGCCTTTTTGACAGCAGTTGAGGTTTTTGATGGATTTTCAGAAGAGTGGGGATTTTCTTTGGGAGATGTAATGGCCAATGCAACAGGAACAGGACTGTATATTGGTCAAGAACTGCTTTGGAAAGAACAGCGAATGACCTTAAAGTACTCCTTTCATCAAACACGGTATGCCTCTTTGCGTCCGGGAACACTTGGTAAAGGAATTTTGGAGGAAGTGCTGAAAGATTATAATGGACAAACTTATTGGCTGAGCATTAATTTACATTCTTTTTTTAAGGAGACTAAAATTCCTAAGTGGTTGAATGTAGCATTTGGGTATGGGGCGGAAGGAATGCTATATGGCAGCGAAAATGAAAATACAGGAGAAATAGTTGAAAAAAACAGATACCGGCAATACTTTTTTAGCCTTGATGTAGATTTAACTAAAATTAACACAAACTCACACTTTTTAAGAACAATTTTTGACGTTTTTAACCTTATTAAGATACCTTTTCCTACAGTGGAGTTCACCGATGAAAATTACATAAAGCTCCACGGAATCTATTTTTAA
- a CDS encoding PQQ-dependent sugar dehydrogenase has protein sequence MRIILSTLIGLCFQISLSQEFDIEVFATSLDNPVNIKHAGDDRLFVVEQAGTIQIVNADGTLNPNPFLDITSIVYDGASEQGLLGIAFHPNYETNGYFYVNYINNSQDTVISRFERSDTDTADPDSELILLTISQPYNNHNGGDLAFDTDGYLYIATGDGGNFGDPQNRAQNLNTLLGKILRIDVDNPDGTNNYGIPTGNPFVSNTNALDEIWSYGLRNPWKFSFDKDTGDLWIADVGQNLYEEINMVTPEESANGLNYGWRCYEGNTAYNSTNCPDDSNFTFPIGVYAHSGNGGPTKCSITGGYRYRGIENSSLTGLYFFADFCSNEIGFLQANGSDWTLTFSSPYLNNEWSCFGEDVNGELYIAGLTSGTIYKITENSLSTSDQQINNIKLYTNPENQTITLELNSNNSINQLNLYDIQGKFLKSITNFESSKVTISSEGLSSGVYLLELQKHDGSRFIKKLIID, from the coding sequence ATGAGAATCATTCTATCTACTTTAATTGGCTTATGTTTTCAAATTAGCCTTTCACAAGAATTCGACATTGAAGTTTTTGCCACCAGTTTAGACAATCCCGTTAACATTAAACACGCTGGGGACGATAGACTTTTTGTTGTTGAACAAGCAGGTACTATTCAAATTGTAAACGCCGATGGCACCTTAAATCCCAACCCTTTTTTAGACATTACCTCTATTGTTTATGATGGAGCTAGCGAACAAGGCCTTTTGGGCATAGCCTTTCACCCCAACTACGAGACCAATGGATATTTTTATGTAAATTATATCAATAACAGCCAAGATACCGTAATTTCTAGATTTGAAAGAAGCGATACAGATACCGCCGACCCAGATTCCGAATTAATTCTTTTAACCATCTCACAACCTTACAACAACCATAACGGAGGCGATTTGGCCTTTGACACAGATGGCTATTTATACATTGCTACAGGGGATGGAGGAAACTTTGGCGATCCTCAAAATAGAGCTCAGAACCTTAACACACTTTTAGGGAAAATACTGAGAATAGATGTTGACAATCCTGATGGAACAAACAACTACGGAATCCCAACAGGCAACCCCTTTGTATCTAATACAAATGCTTTGGATGAAATATGGTCCTATGGCTTAAGAAATCCCTGGAAATTTTCCTTCGACAAAGATACTGGAGATCTATGGATTGCCGATGTAGGCCAAAATTTATATGAAGAAATCAATATGGTAACCCCTGAAGAATCTGCCAATGGCCTAAACTACGGCTGGCGCTGCTACGAAGGCAATACAGCGTATAATTCTACTAATTGCCCAGATGACAGCAATTTCACCTTCCCTATTGGAGTTTATGCCCATAGCGGAAATGGCGGCCCTACCAAATGTTCCATTACAGGAGGGTACAGATACCGTGGGATAGAGAATTCAAGTTTAACGGGACTCTACTTTTTTGCAGACTTTTGTAGCAACGAAATTGGGTTTCTACAAGCTAATGGCTCTGATTGGACTCTGACCTTTTCATCTCCTTATCTCAACAATGAGTGGAGTTGTTTTGGAGAAGATGTTAATGGTGAATTGTATATAGCGGGCCTAACTTCTGGAACCATTTACAAAATCACAGAAAACAGTTTAAGTACTTCAGATCAACAAATCAATAACATTAAATTGTACACTAATCCAGAAAACCAAACGATAACCTTAGAATTAAACAGTAATAACTCCATAAATCAACTAAATCTTTATGACATCCAAGGCAAATTCTTGAAATCAATTACTAATTTTGAGAGCTCAAAAGTCACCATATCTTCCGAAGGTTTATCTTCTGGAGTCTATTTATTAGAATTGCAAAAACATGATGGCTCTCGGTTTATAAAAAAACTAATTATTGATTAA
- a CDS encoding peptidoglycan-binding protein LysM — MIKKKTNFFVIPLTIFALIYLALSSNQEVVDMGDYSTEGLELDFTVSEDLAFLANETEDPITPFTEEVYFPNIGKTYIGFKEAIAFKESRGNYFTVNTLGYLGKYQFGAETLKLIGIYNPNQFLYNPELQEKAFLANAERNKWILRKDIQRFVGTTVNGINVTESGILAAAHLAGPGSVKKFLRSSGVHNFKDAYGTSVKYYMKRFSGYDTSNIVANKRAKAIL, encoded by the coding sequence ATGATAAAAAAGAAAACTAATTTTTTTGTAATCCCTCTTACAATTTTCGCGCTAATTTATTTGGCGCTTTCTTCTAACCAAGAAGTGGTTGATATGGGCGACTATTCAACCGAAGGGTTAGAACTCGATTTTACAGTTTCAGAAGACTTGGCATTTTTGGCCAATGAGACTGAAGACCCCATAACTCCTTTTACAGAGGAAGTGTATTTCCCAAATATAGGAAAAACTTATATAGGATTCAAGGAAGCAATTGCTTTTAAAGAATCCAGAGGAAATTATTTTACAGTGAACACTCTTGGCTACCTAGGAAAGTACCAATTTGGTGCAGAAACATTAAAATTGATAGGAATTTACAATCCCAATCAGTTTTTGTACAACCCAGAATTGCAAGAGAAGGCTTTTCTGGCCAATGCCGAACGCAATAAATGGATTTTACGTAAAGACATTCAGCGCTTTGTGGGAACCACAGTGAACGGTATTAATGTTACAGAGTCTGGTATTTTGGCTGCGGCTCATCTTGCAGGACCAGGAAGCGTAAAAAAATTCCTTAGGAGCTCCGGTGTGCATAATTTTAAGGATGCTTACGGAACTTCTGTAAAATATTACATGAAGCGATTTTCAGGCTACGACACCTCAAATATCGTAGCTAACAAAAGAGCTAAAGCCATTTTATAG
- a CDS encoding YigZ family protein — translation MSTKDTYKTIAKASEEVLFKEKNSKFFGYAFPITTEDEAKTHIESLKKQHHSARHWCYAYQIGTKEPNISFRANDDGEPSNSAGMPIYGQIQSFEVTNILIVVVRYFGGVKLGVGGLITAYKTAAQMALEASRIITKTINLEFLIHFDYVNMNKVMRIIKEKDLKIVNQKLEMDCEITISVRLKNAEEIFKIFDSLYEIDIKNLND, via the coding sequence ATGAGCACAAAAGATACTTACAAAACTATCGCCAAAGCCTCCGAAGAAGTGTTGTTTAAGGAAAAGAACAGTAAATTTTTTGGTTACGCCTTCCCTATTACGACTGAAGATGAAGCAAAAACACATATTGAATCCCTAAAAAAACAACACCATTCCGCACGCCATTGGTGCTATGCCTACCAAATTGGCACCAAAGAACCAAACATTAGCTTTAGAGCGAATGACGACGGGGAACCAAGCAACAGTGCCGGCATGCCCATTTATGGCCAAATACAATCCTTCGAGGTCACCAACATTTTAATAGTCGTGGTTCGCTACTTTGGAGGAGTCAAACTAGGTGTAGGAGGCTTGATTACCGCCTACAAAACTGCTGCCCAAATGGCATTGGAAGCTTCCAGAATAATCACCAAAACCATCAACTTAGAATTCTTGATCCATTTCGATTATGTAAACATGAACAAAGTCATGCGAATCATCAAGGAAAAGGACCTAAAAATCGTTAATCAAAAGCTGGAAATGGATTGCGAAATCACCATTTCGGTTCGCTTAAAAAACGCCGAAGAAATTTTCAAAATTTTCGATTCTTTGTACGAAATCGACATCAAAAATTTGAACGATTAA
- a CDS encoding SAM-dependent methyltransferase: MEHNTGKLYLIPTLLGDNPPLEVLPISIKKVIELVDSYIVENEKSARHFIKRVSPKKSQPKLHLQVLNKYTESIEIINFLEPCKQGKNMGLLSEAGCPGVADPGAEIVKLAHQNNIQVVPLVGPSSIILAMMSSGMNGQSFAFNGYLPIDKQERKSALKKFERRSQEENQSQIFIETPYRNNKLLEDLCQVLHPQTKICVACDLTLPSEYIKTMPAKHWKTTKIDFHKRPSIFIIHKD, from the coding sequence ATGGAACACAACACCGGTAAATTATATCTCATCCCAACCCTTTTGGGTGACAATCCCCCCTTGGAAGTTCTTCCAATTTCAATAAAAAAAGTAATAGAACTTGTAGATTCTTATATTGTAGAAAATGAAAAATCGGCCAGACATTTCATCAAACGTGTTAGCCCAAAAAAATCGCAACCAAAGTTACACTTGCAAGTACTAAACAAATATACTGAGAGCATTGAAATCATTAATTTTTTAGAGCCCTGCAAACAGGGCAAAAATATGGGCCTACTTTCTGAGGCTGGATGCCCAGGGGTTGCTGATCCTGGTGCCGAAATCGTTAAATTAGCCCATCAAAACAACATTCAGGTAGTGCCATTAGTAGGACCTTCTTCCATAATTTTAGCCATGATGAGCTCTGGAATGAATGGTCAAAGCTTTGCCTTTAATGGCTACCTACCCATTGACAAACAAGAACGAAAAAGTGCTTTGAAAAAATTTGAACGCCGTTCGCAAGAAGAAAATCAAAGTCAAATTTTCATTGAAACTCCTTATAGGAACAATAAGCTACTGGAAGACTTGTGCCAAGTGCTGCATCCTCAAACAAAAATTTGTGTGGCTTGCGACCTTACACTTCCCTCAGAATACATTAAAACTATGCCCGCTAAACATTGGAAAACAACAAAGATTGACTTCCATAAACGGCCGTCAATCTTTATCATTCACAAGGATTAG
- the mltG gene encoding endolytic transglycosylase MltG, with protein MYFKKILLAIALLGLAIAAFIAYYIYGAMFKPNTSFNNEQAYVYIPSGATYQEVREQLEPLLLDIDKFDALANRKQYTTNIKAGKYIIKKGMSNNDIINSIRSNNIPIRLSFNNQESLAKLAGRVAVQIEADSLSLLREMTSKAFLQKTGFSEKSALGMYIPNSYEFFWNTPAEQFCERMAREYHRFWNDDRKAKAKKIGLSQEEVMTLASIVHEESKQASEQPRIAGVYMNRIKIGMPLQADPTLKYAAYQLPEYQGTVIKRVLNVHKEIESPYNTYKYAGLPPGLITMPDISAIDAVLNYEKHNYLYFAADAKRLGFHKFAKTLRQHNINAREYQSYLSSQGIRR; from the coding sequence ATGTACTTTAAAAAAATACTGTTGGCCATTGCCCTTTTAGGTTTGGCCATTGCTGCTTTTATTGCATATTATATTTATGGGGCTATGTTTAAGCCAAATACAAGCTTCAATAATGAGCAGGCTTATGTGTATATTCCTTCCGGAGCCACGTACCAAGAAGTTAGAGAACAATTGGAACCTTTGTTGTTGGATATAGACAAATTTGATGCTCTTGCCAATAGAAAGCAATACACAACCAATATCAAGGCAGGGAAGTATATTATTAAAAAAGGAATGAGCAACAACGATATTATCAATTCCATTAGAAGTAATAATATTCCTATAAGGTTGTCTTTTAACAATCAAGAATCTTTAGCCAAATTAGCGGGAAGAGTTGCAGTGCAAATTGAAGCTGATAGTTTGTCTTTATTACGTGAAATGACTTCTAAAGCGTTTTTACAGAAGACTGGATTTTCAGAAAAAAGCGCTTTGGGGATGTATATTCCCAACAGTTATGAGTTCTTTTGGAATACTCCTGCAGAACAATTTTGTGAGCGTATGGCCAGGGAGTACCATCGTTTTTGGAACGATGATCGAAAGGCCAAAGCCAAAAAGATAGGTTTAAGCCAGGAAGAGGTAATGACCTTAGCTTCCATTGTTCATGAAGAATCCAAACAAGCCAGTGAGCAACCTAGAATTGCAGGTGTGTACATGAATAGGATTAAAATTGGTATGCCTTTGCAGGCAGATCCCACTTTAAAATATGCCGCTTACCAATTGCCAGAATATCAAGGAACCGTGATAAAGCGTGTTTTAAATGTTCATAAAGAAATTGAATCGCCGTATAACACCTATAAATATGCTGGACTCCCTCCAGGGCTTATTACAATGCCAGATATTTCGGCTATTGATGCCGTGTTGAATTACGAAAAACACAATTACCTGTATTTTGCGGCCGACGCCAAGCGCTTGGGGTTCCATAAATTTGCAAAAACGTTGAGGCAGCATAATATTAATGCTAGGGAATACCAAAGCTATTTGTCGTCCCAAGGAATAAGACGATAG
- a CDS encoding EamA family transporter: MYLLLSILSSTLIVVIFKLIKKSKADTLQAIVTNYFTACSIGLLTYSNPIDVPDVINSKWFLGAISLGTLFISIFYIMAITTQRNGISVAAVASKMSVVIPVIFGIFAYNESTDIQKVSGIVLALVAVYLASVKNREKLNLTSNLTLPFLLFLGSGIIDTSIKYLETTYVGEQGIPLFSATIFFSAATIGSLILIYKRMKSELCFSFKSVFWGILLGTANFASIYFLLKALNNEFYESSTLFTLNNVGIVMLSTLTGLALFKEHLSYKNWTGIALAIVSILLITLA, encoded by the coding sequence ATGTACCTTTTACTGAGCATTCTGTCCTCAACACTTATTGTTGTCATTTTTAAGCTCATAAAAAAGAGCAAAGCTGATACTTTGCAAGCAATCGTTACCAACTATTTTACGGCATGTTCAATAGGTTTGCTTACCTACAGCAATCCCATAGACGTCCCTGATGTTATAAATTCAAAATGGTTTTTAGGAGCTATAAGTTTAGGAACTTTGTTTATCAGCATATTCTACATTATGGCCATTACCACACAAAGAAATGGTATTTCTGTAGCTGCCGTCGCATCAAAAATGAGTGTCGTAATCCCCGTAATATTTGGCATATTTGCATACAATGAAAGTACCGATATTCAAAAAGTATCAGGTATCGTTTTGGCACTAGTAGCAGTTTATTTGGCTTCTGTAAAAAACAGGGAAAAACTCAATTTAACATCGAATTTAACCCTACCTTTTCTCCTGTTCTTAGGTTCAGGAATTATTGACACCTCCATAAAATATTTAGAAACCACCTATGTTGGCGAACAAGGCATTCCATTGTTTTCAGCAACTATATTTTTTAGCGCTGCCACGATTGGCTCCTTAATACTTATTTACAAAAGGATGAAAAGTGAACTATGCTTCAGTTTTAAAAGTGTTTTTTGGGGAATCCTATTGGGTACAGCCAATTTCGCCTCCATTTATTTCCTACTGAAAGCCCTAAACAATGAGTTTTATGAAAGTTCAACTCTTTTCACTTTGAACAATGTAGGTATTGTAATGCTATCTACGCTCACGGGACTGGCATTATTTAAAGAGCACCTTTCCTACAAAAATTGGACGGGCATAGCCCTAGCCATTGTTTCAATCCTATTAATAACCCTAGCATAA
- a CDS encoding HAD family phosphatase — MIKTLIFDFGDVFINLDKEGALEATKTMLNLQEFPEEMISINCLYEQGLISTTEFMDFYLENFENLTEDSIKTTWNYILKDFPNHKLEFLKQLAKEGNYKLILLSNTNELHIDWVKENIPFFEDFKNQFDRFYLSHEIQLRKPNTNIYEFVLRENNLKAEECLFVDDLKENTDSANSLGIHVWNINPKTEDVCTLFSTHKNLF; from the coding sequence ATGATTAAAACCCTTATATTCGACTTTGGAGACGTCTTTATTAACCTAGATAAAGAAGGTGCTCTAGAGGCTACCAAAACAATGTTAAACCTTCAGGAATTTCCCGAAGAAATGATTTCCATTAATTGCCTGTATGAGCAAGGCCTTATTTCTACAACTGAATTTATGGATTTCTACCTTGAAAACTTTGAAAACCTAACCGAGGACTCTATAAAAACTACCTGGAATTATATTTTAAAAGATTTCCCTAATCATAAATTGGAATTTTTAAAACAATTGGCAAAGGAAGGAAATTACAAGTTGATTTTGTTAAGCAACACCAACGAACTTCATATAGATTGGGTAAAAGAAAACATTCCTTTCTTTGAAGATTTTAAAAATCAATTCGACCGGTTTTATCTTTCTCATGAAATCCAATTGCGAAAACCCAATACAAACATCTATGAATTTGTATTGAGGGAAAATAATCTGAAGGCAGAAGAATGTCTTTTTGTAGACGACTTAAAAGAAAATACAGATTCGGCAAATTCATTAGGAATCCACGTGTGGAATATCAACCCAAAAACGGAGGATGTCTGCACACTTTTTTCTACGCATAAAAACCTGTTTTAA
- a CDS encoding low molecular weight protein-tyrosine-phosphatase encodes MAMTRILMVCLGNICRSPLAHGILESKLPNDLFYVDSAGTSNYHIGERPDRRSIAVAKTYGIDISHQTGRQFSLNDFDAFDIIYAMDQSNYDNIVRLARSSEDIAKVRKILDVDSGLLNKNVPDPYYGDRSDFEHVFSLLDSVCLKIAEQLTS; translated from the coding sequence ATGGCCATGACTAGGATTTTGATGGTTTGTTTGGGCAACATTTGCCGGTCGCCTTTGGCACATGGTATTTTGGAATCCAAACTCCCTAATGATCTTTTCTATGTAGATTCTGCAGGAACCTCTAACTATCATATTGGTGAGCGTCCAGACAGAAGGTCTATAGCTGTGGCCAAAACATACGGCATTGATATTTCCCATCAAACAGGGAGACAATTTAGTCTAAATGATTTTGATGCTTTTGATATTATTTATGCCATGGATCAATCGAATTATGACAACATCGTTAGATTGGCACGCAGTAGTGAAGACATTGCCAAGGTTCGAAAAATATTGGATGTCGATTCTGGATTATTAAACAAAAATGTCCCCGATCCTTACTACGGTGACCGGAGTGATTTTGAGCATGTATTTTCTTTGTTGGATTCTGTTTGTCTTAAAATTGCTGAACAACTTACCTCCTAG
- the dnaA gene encoding chromosomal replication initiator protein DnaA produces MDVTAQSVWNNCLSFIKDNIQPQAYKTWFEPIQAVKLSDKALSIQVPSKFFYEWLEEHYVKILKVALTKELGDSAKLVYVIKMENTYGNKQPFTEKIPSSNRTAVKSQDVDIPFNNKNPELKNPFVIPGIRNIKIESQLNPNYNFENFLEGDSNRLARNAGLAVASKPGGTSFNPLLIFGGVGLGKTHLAHAIGIDIKDKYPEKTVLYISAEKFTQQYIDSVKKNNRNDFIHFYQIIDVLIIDDVQFLSGKSGTQDVFFHIFNHLHQNGKQVILTSDKAPVDMQDIEQRLLSRFKWGLSAELQTPDFETRVSILRNKLYRDGVEIPEEIIEYIAKHIKTNVRELEGAIISLIAQSSFNKKEVTINLAKDIVEKFVKNTKREVSIDYIQKVVSDYFQMDVSTLQSKTRKRHIVQARQLAMFFAKKYTKASLASIGSQIGKRDHATVLHACKTVDNLTATDKQFRKYVEDLSKKLSV; encoded by the coding sequence ATGGATGTAACTGCGCAATCAGTTTGGAATAATTGCCTGTCTTTTATTAAGGATAACATACAACCCCAAGCTTATAAAACTTGGTTCGAACCCATACAAGCGGTAAAACTTTCAGACAAAGCGTTAAGCATTCAAGTTCCCAGTAAATTTTTCTACGAATGGCTTGAGGAGCACTACGTAAAAATCCTTAAAGTAGCCCTTACCAAAGAGCTTGGTGACAGTGCCAAATTGGTATATGTAATCAAGATGGAAAACACCTACGGTAACAAGCAACCATTTACTGAAAAAATACCAAGTTCAAACCGTACAGCGGTAAAATCTCAGGATGTTGATATCCCATTTAACAACAAGAATCCAGAGCTTAAAAATCCATTTGTAATTCCAGGGATTAGAAATATCAAAATTGAGTCTCAACTCAACCCTAATTACAATTTTGAAAACTTTTTGGAAGGCGACTCTAACCGTTTGGCAAGAAATGCAGGTTTAGCTGTTGCTAGTAAGCCGGGAGGAACATCTTTCAATCCGCTTTTGATTTTTGGAGGCGTTGGTTTAGGGAAAACCCATTTGGCACACGCCATTGGTATTGACATTAAAGACAAATATCCAGAGAAAACAGTTTTATATATTTCTGCTGAAAAATTTACACAGCAGTACATTGATTCCGTAAAAAAGAACAATCGAAACGATTTCATTCATTTCTACCAAATCATTGATGTGCTCATCATTGACGATGTTCAGTTTTTATCTGGAAAATCAGGAACACAGGACGTATTTTTCCATATTTTCAACCACTTGCACCAAAATGGCAAACAGGTAATCCTAACTAGTGACAAGGCTCCTGTAGACATGCAAGATATCGAGCAACGTTTGTTGTCCCGCTTTAAGTGGGGATTATCTGCTGAATTACAGACCCCTGACTTTGAAACCCGTGTATCAATTTTAAGAAATAAATTGTATCGCGATGGTGTTGAAATTCCTGAGGAAATCATAGAATACATCGCTAAACATATCAAAACCAATGTTAGGGAATTGGAAGGCGCCATTATTTCATTAATTGCACAGTCTTCCTTCAACAAAAAGGAAGTTACCATTAACCTAGCCAAAGATATTGTTGAGAAGTTTGTCAAAAACACCAAGCGCGAAGTTTCTATTGACTACATCCAAAAAGTCGTTTCAGATTATTTTCAAATGGACGTAAGCACCTTACAGTCTAAAACCAGAAAAAGACACATTGTACAAGCAAGACAATTGGCTATGTTCTTTGCAAAAAAGTATACCAAAGCCTCACTAGCCAGTATTGGTTCACAAATTGGAAAACGCGACCACGCAACGGTTTTGCATGCCTGTAAAACTGTAGATAATCTAACAGCTACCGACAAGCAATTCAGAAAGTACGTAGAAGATCTTTCCAAGAAATTATCCGTTTAA
- a CDS encoding thioesterase family protein, producing MGNALKSDEIQFRIRYGETDQMGVVYHGNYAQYFEMGRTEWLRKFGVSYRQMEESGIMLPVVSLNVKFKKSACYDDEIRVVTTLAKIPSASIEFDYEIFNSKNELLTTGKTVLAFIDMERNRPTRCPKYILDQLQN from the coding sequence ATGGGTAACGCTTTAAAATCAGATGAAATACAATTTAGAATTCGATATGGAGAGACCGATCAAATGGGCGTTGTCTATCACGGAAATTACGCGCAGTATTTTGAAATGGGTAGAACGGAATGGCTCCGAAAATTTGGAGTGAGTTACAGGCAAATGGAGGAGAGTGGCATCATGCTTCCGGTGGTGTCGTTGAATGTAAAATTCAAAAAGTCAGCGTGTTATGATGATGAGATTCGGGTGGTTACAACTTTAGCGAAAATTCCTTCGGCATCAATTGAATTTGATTATGAGATTTTTAATTCAAAAAATGAATTGTTAACAACTGGAAAAACGGTCTTGGCATTTATCGATATGGAACGCAATCGCCCGACGCGATGTCCTAAATATATTTTAGACCAACTGCAAAATTAA
- the ribD gene encoding bifunctional diaminohydroxyphosphoribosylaminopyrimidine deaminase/5-amino-6-(5-phosphoribosylamino)uracil reductase RibD has translation MKIHEKYIKRCIDIAKNGLGYTRPNPMVGCVIVHDNIIIGEGFTSPYGGNHAEVNAIESVQNKKLLKEATLYVTLEPCSHYGKTPPCSDLIVKSKIPNVVIGTVDTHSKVAGKGIEKLKASGCKVTVGVLEHACKEHHKRFFTFHNKQRPYIILKWAQTIDGFLAPEIQDKQEPVWITNNFSRQIVHKWRTEEHAILVGTNTVIKDNPKLTVRDWKGQNPIRIVLDKEGKLAKDLAIFNTESQTIVISSSKNENAINSKTTSTQFIDWENKKHIAKQICELLHKQDIQSIIIEGGAKTLQSFIGAGLWDEARIFTGSVRFGKGLKAPQFYGNLVWEQQILEDSLKIYRND, from the coding sequence ATGAAGATACACGAAAAATACATAAAACGCTGTATAGATATTGCCAAAAATGGCTTAGGCTACACAAGGCCAAACCCCATGGTTGGCTGCGTTATTGTTCATGACAACATAATCATTGGAGAAGGTTTTACAAGTCCTTACGGAGGAAATCATGCAGAGGTTAACGCCATTGAATCCGTACAGAACAAAAAACTCCTTAAAGAAGCTACGCTTTATGTAACACTTGAACCTTGCAGTCATTATGGAAAAACTCCTCCTTGCAGCGATTTAATTGTTAAATCAAAGATCCCGAATGTAGTTATTGGCACTGTTGACACCCACAGTAAAGTTGCCGGAAAAGGCATTGAAAAGTTAAAAGCTTCCGGTTGCAAAGTGACCGTTGGAGTTTTGGAACACGCTTGCAAAGAACACCACAAGCGCTTCTTTACGTTCCACAACAAACAAAGACCTTATATCATCCTTAAATGGGCACAGACCATCGATGGTTTTTTGGCCCCGGAAATACAGGACAAGCAAGAACCCGTATGGATAACCAATAATTTTTCCAGGCAGATTGTCCATAAATGGAGAACTGAAGAACACGCTATTTTGGTAGGCACCAATACAGTCATCAAAGACAATCCCAAATTAACCGTTAGAGACTGGAAAGGTCAAAACCCCATAAGAATTGTCCTTGATAAGGAAGGTAAGCTAGCAAAGGATTTAGCTATATTCAACACAGAATCCCAAACCATTGTTATTTCCTCTTCAAAAAATGAAAATGCAATAAATTCAAAAACAACCAGTACCCAATTTATAGATTGGGAAAACAAAAAGCACATTGCCAAACAAATCTGCGAGCTTCTTCACAAACAAGATATTCAATCCATAATTATTGAAGGCGGCGCAAAAACACTTCAAAGCTTTATAGGAGCAGGGCTCTGGGACGAGGCAAGAATTTTCACTGGTAGCGTTAGGTTTGGAAAAGGCCTTAAAGCACCCCAATTTTACGGCAATTTGGTTTGGGAGCAACAGATTTTGGAAGATAGCTTAAAAATATACCGCAATGATTAA